A genomic region of Leptolyngbya sp. NIES-2104 contains the following coding sequences:
- a CDS encoding clan AA aspartic protease codes for MASVVRFNFMIHGIVGQNCEATIRLIVRNAGLTQLVEAIIDTGFTGFLTLPLSVLSNLNLQPYRREAGTLGDGSTCIFDVYRGSVIWDGEFRQVDINASEASPLVGMSLLYGYRVQFDTIEGGAVTIQSLISLN; via the coding sequence TTGGCTTCGGTCGTCCGGTTTAACTTTATGATTCATGGAATCGTTGGTCAAAACTGCGAGGCAACAATCCGGTTGATTGTACGGAATGCAGGTTTAACGCAGTTAGTTGAGGCAATTATTGATACAGGATTTACAGGTTTTTTGACTCTGCCTTTGTCGGTTTTGTCTAACCTCAATTTGCAGCCTTACAGACGAGAAGCAGGCACATTAGGTGATGGAAGTACTTGCATTTTTGATGTGTATCGTGGCTCTGTCATTTGGGATGGAGAGTTTCGACAAGTTGATATTAATGCGTCTGAAGCGTCGCCTTTGGTTGGAATGAGTTTACTTTATGGGTATCGAGTGCAATTTGATACGATCGAGGGCGGTGCAGTCACGATTCAGTCTCTGATTAGTCTGAATTAA
- a CDS encoding photosystem II reaction center protein J, which yields MQTGGRIPLWLVATVAGLGAIGVLALFFYGSYTSVGSSM from the coding sequence GTGCAAACTGGTGGAAGAATTCCCTTGTGGTTAGTGGCAACGGTCGCTGGCTTGGGCGCAATTGGTGTATTGGCGCTGTTCTTTTACGGTTCCTATACGAGTGTGGGTTCGTCGATGTAG
- a CDS encoding photosystem I reaction center subunit VIII: protein MTGSYAASYLPWILIPVVTWLVPTVVFALLFLYIEREDPTGI from the coding sequence ATGACAGGTTCATATGCAGCTTCATATCTGCCTTGGATTCTCATCCCCGTTGTCACCTGGTTAGTGCCAACGGTCGTCTTTGCATTGTTGTTCTTGTACATCGAACGCGAAGATCCGACAGGCATCTAA